Proteins encoded within one genomic window of Amycolatopsis nigrescens CSC17Ta-90:
- a CDS encoding GntR family transcriptional regulator, which produces MSTSSVDSPEPAAAPRGSVRPPARERVYDWLRDRIIGGELAGGTFLDENWLSGTVGVSRTPIREAFHQLAAERFIELLPRKGAQVRTVTGRELAEVYETRRLVEGYCAEILCRREAGVPAEMAELAEQMSELGMSEDYFLLSGLDRRFHRAMVAAAGNAVLLEVYDSLRSRQQRVAVSAMRAKPVRIPVINDQHSNLVELLRRNDFPGITAALAEHLRPIPDVLDQLPA; this is translated from the coding sequence ATGAGCACCTCCTCCGTCGATTCGCCCGAGCCCGCCGCCGCGCCGCGCGGCTCGGTGCGCCCGCCCGCCCGTGAACGGGTCTACGACTGGCTGCGAGACCGGATCATCGGCGGCGAGCTGGCCGGTGGCACCTTTCTCGACGAGAACTGGCTCTCCGGCACGGTCGGCGTTTCGCGCACCCCGATCCGGGAGGCCTTCCACCAGCTGGCCGCCGAACGCTTCATCGAGCTGCTGCCGCGCAAGGGGGCCCAGGTCCGCACCGTCACCGGCCGCGAGCTGGCCGAGGTCTACGAGACGCGGCGGCTGGTCGAGGGGTACTGCGCGGAGATCCTGTGCCGCCGCGAAGCCGGGGTGCCCGCCGAGATGGCCGAGCTGGCCGAGCAGATGAGCGAGCTCGGCATGTCCGAGGACTACTTCCTGCTCTCCGGCTTGGACCGGAGGTTCCACCGGGCGATGGTCGCCGCGGCGGGCAACGCCGTCCTGCTGGAGGTCTACGACTCCCTGCGCTCGCGCCAGCAGCGCGTCGCGGTGAGCGCGATGCGGGCGAAACCCGTGCGCATCCCGGTGATCAACGATCAGCACTCGAACCTGGTGGAACTGTTGCGCCGCAACGATTTCCCCGGAATCACGGCGGCGCTGGCCGAGCATCTGCGACCGATCCCCGATGTGCTCGACCAACTGCCGGCCTGA
- a CDS encoding LamG-like jellyroll fold domain-containing protein, producing MKHARFPLLVAVVLALGLTPGLGEAAAGGARDVYPGLRQDLAAHYDFEHPVSGNSAKEKDLGFSGTEIELVNGGAAMRARDGAYPRSRSSLETRQIGPAVAGNDDWKAGLYSASGVPTMNAFNRVQGTSVLGWFKMTGQNPSPNSNSQDPDDFYGAIGLAGVLSGTSDGHGVRALLELIEVDGELRLVALGRRLDSGESQTFAAAEDWRTLLPKDEWVFLAATFDFGDGTMKLYRNGQPVPGFYTVPGDPWEVGDGGPHYSSPTDPRGIKIGGSFPQNTREGNPCNCRFDSLMLLDRVATAEEVSRQYRWVTR from the coding sequence ATGAAACACGCACGATTTCCCTTGCTGGTGGCGGTTGTGCTGGCGCTGGGCCTGACGCCGGGGCTCGGCGAAGCGGCGGCCGGGGGAGCGCGGGACGTGTACCCGGGCTTGCGGCAGGACCTCGCGGCGCACTACGACTTCGAGCATCCGGTGTCGGGGAACTCCGCGAAGGAAAAGGATCTGGGCTTTTCCGGGACCGAAATCGAGCTGGTCAACGGTGGCGCGGCGATGCGGGCGCGCGATGGAGCTTATCCGCGCAGCAGGTCCTCGTTGGAAACCAGGCAGATCGGCCCGGCTGTGGCCGGTAACGACGACTGGAAGGCCGGTCTTTACTCGGCTTCCGGCGTGCCCACGATGAACGCGTTCAACCGGGTCCAGGGCACCTCGGTGCTCGGCTGGTTCAAGATGACCGGCCAGAACCCAAGTCCCAATTCGAACAGCCAGGACCCGGACGACTTCTACGGCGCCATCGGGCTCGCCGGGGTGCTGTCCGGCACCTCGGACGGGCACGGCGTGCGCGCCCTGCTGGAGCTGATCGAGGTGGACGGTGAGCTCCGCCTGGTGGCACTAGGCCGTCGCCTCGACAGCGGTGAGTCGCAGACCTTCGCCGCCGCCGAGGACTGGCGGACGCTGCTGCCGAAGGACGAGTGGGTCTTCCTGGCGGCCACCTTCGACTTCGGCGACGGCACCATGAAGCTGTACCGCAACGGACAACCGGTGCCCGGTTTCTACACCGTGCCAGGGGATCCGTGGGAGGTCGGCGACGGCGGGCCGCACTACAGCTCGCCCACCGACCCGCGCGGGATCAAGATCGGCGGCAGCTTCCCGCAGAACACGCGCGAGGGAAACCCGTGCAACTGCCGGTTCGACAGCCTGATGCTGCTCGACAGGGTGGCCACCGCGGAGGAGGTTTCGCGGCAGTACCGCTGGGTCACGCGCTGA
- the xylA gene encoding xylose isomerase yields MDAFGPTREDRFTFGLWTVGWTAADPFGVATRAPLDPVESVYRLAELGAYGVTFHDDDLLATEADRDKAIARFKGALSATGLTVPMATTNLFTDPVFKDGGLTSNDRDIRRHALRKVRRNLDLAAELGASTYVVWGGREGAESDAAKDVRAALDRYREGLDLLAQYVLDSGYQLRFALEPKPNEPRGDILLPTIGHALAFIGELEHHELFGVNPEVGHEQMAGLNFVHGIAQALWQGKLFHLDLNGQHGPKYDQDLIFGHGDLTSAFFLVDLLEHGGYDGPRHFDYKPLRTEDADDVWVSAAANMRTYLILKEKAKAFRADPSVQEALAESRVPELATPTLSPGETLDDLEKDEFDLGGAAKRGFHFTRLNQLALEHLLGVRD; encoded by the coding sequence ATGGACGCCTTCGGCCCGACCAGGGAAGATCGCTTCACCTTCGGTCTGTGGACGGTCGGCTGGACGGCCGCCGACCCGTTCGGGGTGGCGACCCGCGCGCCGCTGGATCCGGTGGAGAGCGTGTACCGGCTCGCGGAGCTCGGCGCCTACGGGGTGACCTTCCACGACGACGATCTGCTGGCCACCGAAGCCGACCGGGACAAGGCGATCGCGCGGTTCAAGGGTGCGCTCAGCGCCACCGGGCTGACGGTGCCGATGGCGACCACCAACCTGTTCACCGACCCGGTGTTCAAGGACGGCGGCCTCACCAGCAACGACCGCGACATCCGCCGCCACGCGCTGCGGAAGGTCCGGCGCAACCTCGATCTCGCCGCCGAGCTCGGCGCGAGCACCTACGTGGTGTGGGGCGGCCGGGAAGGCGCCGAGTCCGACGCGGCCAAGGACGTGCGTGCCGCGCTGGACCGCTACCGGGAAGGGCTCGACCTGCTCGCGCAGTACGTGCTGGACAGCGGGTACCAGTTGCGGTTCGCGCTCGAACCGAAACCGAACGAGCCGCGCGGCGACATCCTGCTGCCCACCATCGGTCATGCCCTGGCCTTCATCGGGGAGCTGGAACATCACGAGCTGTTCGGCGTCAACCCCGAGGTCGGCCACGAGCAGATGGCCGGGCTCAACTTCGTGCACGGCATCGCGCAGGCGCTCTGGCAGGGCAAGCTCTTCCACCTCGACCTCAACGGCCAGCACGGCCCCAAGTACGACCAGGACCTCATCTTCGGCCACGGCGATCTGACCAGCGCCTTCTTCCTGGTCGACCTGCTCGAGCACGGCGGCTACGACGGCCCGCGGCACTTCGACTACAAACCGCTGCGCACCGAGGACGCCGACGACGTGTGGGTCTCCGCGGCCGCGAACATGCGGACCTACCTGATCCTCAAGGAAAAGGCCAAGGCGTTCCGCGCGGACCCGTCGGTCCAGGAGGCGCTGGCCGAATCCAGGGTGCCCGAGCTCGCCACACCGACGCTGTCCCCCGGCGAAACCCTCGACGACCTGGAGAAGGACGAGTTCGACCTCGGCGGTGCCGCGAAACGGGGCTTCCACTTCACCCGGCTGAACCAGCTCGCCCTGGAGCACCTGCTCGGCGTGCGGGACTGA
- a CDS encoding MFS transporter — protein MTATESGPGTGRLRWFIAGGLLLPVTFVMSMDRAAMTVAAPVIQKEFGFTVTEMSIILTSFWWAYALFQVPGGLLAKRFGPRKTLAIAGIWWSVFTFLTPYGVVFLGFVVIRILLGLGQAADWPTSVYTLQRWFPQQEQSRANSLLLCGLYLGNVVGSPLVVWIIDGFGWEDAFHFFAIVGLVLAVVWWWVVRDEPSAHPAISAAEVGHIESGRRGVHSGVNLPWRAFARSGQFWAIGAQYACLLLIQGFFATWLPTYLVDARGLSLKEMGFLGSLPWLAMIACVFGMGALNDRAFRRWPGRVRIAAVGYLLAAAFLVLGAVTANVPMMITFLCLSLGAVGMVQVQVWAACQDLGGSYSATVTGWTNLWGNLMSAAGPLFTGILVGIGGNWLLAMTILAASGVLGAICWFFVHPERPLQAPQGARSLAGGTTEIEESAR, from the coding sequence ATGACGGCGACCGAGTCGGGCCCCGGCACCGGGCGGCTGCGCTGGTTCATCGCGGGCGGGCTGCTGCTGCCGGTGACCTTCGTGATGAGCATGGACCGGGCCGCCATGACGGTGGCGGCACCGGTCATCCAGAAGGAGTTCGGCTTCACCGTCACCGAGATGTCGATCATCCTGACCTCGTTCTGGTGGGCCTACGCGTTGTTCCAGGTGCCCGGCGGACTGCTGGCGAAACGGTTCGGGCCGCGCAAGACGCTCGCCATCGCCGGTATCTGGTGGTCGGTGTTCACCTTCCTGACCCCGTACGGCGTGGTGTTCCTCGGGTTCGTGGTGATCCGGATCCTGCTCGGGCTCGGGCAGGCCGCGGACTGGCCGACCTCGGTCTACACCCTGCAGCGGTGGTTCCCGCAGCAGGAGCAGTCGCGGGCGAACTCCCTGCTGCTGTGCGGGCTCTACCTCGGCAACGTGGTCGGCTCCCCGCTGGTCGTGTGGATCATCGACGGTTTCGGCTGGGAGGACGCGTTCCACTTCTTCGCGATCGTCGGGCTGGTGCTCGCGGTCGTGTGGTGGTGGGTGGTCCGGGACGAGCCCAGCGCGCATCCGGCCATCTCGGCGGCCGAGGTCGGGCACATCGAGTCCGGACGGCGCGGCGTGCACAGCGGGGTCAACCTGCCGTGGCGCGCCTTCGCCCGCTCGGGCCAGTTCTGGGCGATCGGCGCGCAGTACGCCTGCCTGCTGCTGATCCAGGGTTTCTTCGCCACCTGGCTGCCGACCTACCTGGTGGACGCGCGCGGGCTTTCGTTGAAGGAAATGGGTTTTCTCGGTTCCCTGCCGTGGCTGGCGATGATCGCCTGCGTGTTCGGCATGGGTGCGCTGAACGACAGGGCGTTTCGCCGCTGGCCCGGCCGGGTGCGCATCGCGGCCGTCGGCTACCTGCTCGCGGCGGCGTTCCTGGTGCTCGGCGCGGTGACCGCGAACGTGCCGATGATGATCACGTTCCTGTGCCTGAGCCTCGGCGCGGTCGGCATGGTGCAGGTCCAGGTCTGGGCCGCCTGCCAGGACCTCGGCGGCAGCTACTCGGCGACCGTCACCGGCTGGACCAACCTGTGGGGCAACCTGATGTCCGCGGCAGGCCCGTTGTTCACCGGCATCCTGGTCGGCATCGGCGGGAACTGGTTGCTGGCCATGACGATTCTCGCGGCCTCGGGTGTGCTCGGCGCGATCTGCTGGTTCTTCGTACATCCCGAACGGCCGTTGCAGGCCCCCCAAGGCGCCCGCTCGCTCGCGGGCGGGACAACTGAGATCGAGGAGAGTGCACGATGA
- a CDS encoding ROK family transcriptional regulator has translation MTRAVRHDSMRARNLEVVLGEVARAGPLTRAALAELTGLTKSTVSKLVGDLIEAGILTESGPVRDGERGRPGVEVRLSGERLASLGLEVNVDYLAACLLDLAGTVRLRRRLDRDNRGADPAEVLACLRSLAEELLGAANRLGLSVAGASLAVSGTVEDGLLSNAPNLGWRDVRAAELLALPLPVELDNEANLAALGELWFGAGAERDFLYVSGEIGIGAGLVVDGSLFRGPHGFAGELGHVVVSPTGPPCRCGGHGCLESYAGQEALLRAAKRAGDLPGLLAALAGGEEFATSACAEAGRALGVALTSAVNLLDLDRIVLGGIFAKLYPWLCTAVEDTLRARLGGLRGSSPVLTASELGGDAAILGAARQVVERVLATPGDYLSLTRG, from the coding sequence ATGACACGGGCCGTGCGGCACGACTCGATGCGTGCCCGCAACCTCGAGGTGGTGCTCGGCGAGGTCGCCCGCGCCGGGCCGCTGACCAGGGCCGCGCTGGCCGAGCTGACCGGGCTGACCAAGAGCACGGTGTCCAAACTGGTCGGTGACCTGATCGAGGCCGGCATCCTCACCGAGTCCGGGCCGGTCCGCGACGGCGAACGCGGCAGGCCGGGGGTCGAGGTCCGGCTGAGCGGAGAGCGGCTCGCGTCCCTCGGCCTCGAGGTCAATGTGGACTACCTCGCGGCCTGCCTGCTCGATCTGGCCGGCACCGTCCGTCTGCGCCGCCGGCTGGACCGGGACAACCGCGGCGCCGACCCGGCCGAGGTGCTCGCCTGCCTGCGGTCGCTGGCCGAGGAGCTGCTCGGTGCGGCGAACCGGCTCGGCCTGTCCGTGGCCGGCGCGTCGCTGGCGGTGTCCGGGACGGTGGAGGACGGCCTGCTGAGCAACGCGCCGAACCTCGGCTGGCGCGACGTCCGGGCCGCCGAGCTGCTCGCCCTGCCGTTGCCGGTCGAGCTGGACAACGAGGCGAACCTGGCCGCGCTCGGCGAGCTATGGTTCGGCGCCGGCGCGGAACGGGACTTCCTTTACGTGTCAGGTGAAATCGGCATCGGCGCCGGACTGGTCGTGGACGGTTCGCTGTTCCGCGGCCCGCACGGTTTCGCCGGCGAGCTCGGCCACGTGGTGGTGTCGCCGACCGGACCGCCCTGCCGGTGCGGCGGCCACGGCTGCCTGGAGAGCTACGCCGGTCAGGAGGCTTTGCTGCGTGCCGCGAAGCGGGCGGGGGACCTGCCGGGACTGCTCGCCGCGCTGGCGGGAGGCGAGGAGTTCGCGACCAGTGCCTGCGCGGAGGCGGGCCGGGCGCTCGGCGTCGCGCTGACGTCCGCGGTGAACCTGCTCGACCTGGACCGGATCGTGCTCGGCGGCATCTTCGCCAAGCTTTACCCCTGGTTGTGCACCGCGGTCGAGGACACCCTGCGGGCCCGGCTCGGCGGGCTGCGCGGCTCGTCGCCCGTGCTCACCGCCTCCGAGCTGGGTGGCGACGCCGCCATCCTTGGCGCGGCCCGGCAAGTCGTCGAACGCGTCCTCGCCACCCCCGGCGACTACCTCTCCCTCACCCGCGGTTGA
- a CDS encoding RraA family protein, with translation MFVRGKAPEPLDPAVVDALSKVQTSTLGHLRDHGFPRGLRPVRRPLSFVGTAFTVRLPHLDSTALHVAADEVRPGDVLVVDQSGDDRSCFGGMVAYTAAARGAVGALVAGSINDVDEILELGLPVFSAGVSARTTRILGIEGSINVGVSVGGVAINPGDVIFGDSDGVAVLGRGEALEIAGILAGKEAAEPELKEKIAVGARLSEWSGALAQFEAGLPRDPVE, from the coding sequence ATGTTCGTGCGAGGCAAGGCACCGGAGCCACTGGACCCGGCCGTGGTGGACGCGCTGTCGAAGGTGCAGACGTCCACCCTCGGGCACCTGCGTGACCACGGATTTCCCCGAGGCCTGCGGCCCGTCCGGCGTCCGCTGTCCTTCGTCGGCACCGCGTTCACCGTCCGGCTGCCGCATCTGGACTCGACCGCGCTGCACGTGGCCGCGGACGAGGTCCGGCCGGGTGACGTGCTCGTGGTGGACCAGTCCGGCGACGACCGCTCCTGCTTCGGCGGCATGGTCGCCTACACCGCGGCCGCCCGTGGCGCGGTCGGCGCGCTGGTGGCGGGGTCGATCAACGACGTGGACGAGATCCTGGAACTCGGCCTGCCGGTGTTCTCCGCTGGCGTTTCCGCCAGGACCACGCGGATCCTGGGCATCGAGGGCTCGATCAACGTCGGCGTCAGCGTCGGCGGAGTGGCGATCAACCCCGGTGACGTGATCTTCGGCGACTCCGACGGGGTGGCGGTGCTCGGCCGCGGCGAGGCGCTGGAGATCGCCGGGATACTGGCCGGCAAGGAAGCGGCCGAGCCGGAGCTGAAGGAGAAGATCGCGGTGGGGGCGCGGCTTTCGGAATGGTCCGGTGCGCTCGCGCAGTTCGAGGCCGGCCTCCCGCGCGACCCGGTGGAGTGA
- a CDS encoding heavy-metal-associated domain-containing protein, with protein sequence MAESSYTVHGMTCGHCASSVTEEVGKLPGVQKIDVDVPSRKMVAISAAPLRTEDVREAVTEAGYQLVS encoded by the coding sequence ATGGCCGAGTCCAGCTACACCGTGCACGGGATGACCTGCGGGCACTGCGCGTCCTCGGTGACCGAAGAGGTGGGCAAACTGCCCGGCGTGCAGAAGATCGACGTCGACGTGCCCAGCCGCAAGATGGTGGCGATCAGCGCGGCCCCGCTGCGGACCGAGGACGTCCGGGAGGCCGTCACCGAAGCGGGCTACCAACTGGTCAGCTGA
- a CDS encoding GntR family transcriptional regulator translates to MTASFAAAPTPPELPETRRPADVPAKDFVYDYVKRLVVDLTLPPGHIVTEMDIAKVTGVSRTPVREAFLRLDAERLLQLLPRRGALVTTVTARQIRELHTTRLVLELHAVREIITQEIDISADLQKLIDEQQALMDAGSGYPAVVACDREFHNTIIRAVGNTELAHLYGSMGDRQQRTGVVAFSVQPGRAEMALGHHRQIAEALGRFDGATAEAAMREHLDRHSWDLERYLP, encoded by the coding sequence GTGACCGCCTCGTTCGCAGCCGCGCCGACGCCCCCGGAGCTGCCCGAAACCCGGCGGCCGGCGGACGTGCCGGCCAAGGACTTCGTCTACGACTACGTCAAGCGGCTGGTGGTGGACCTGACCCTGCCGCCGGGGCACATCGTGACGGAGATGGACATCGCGAAGGTCACCGGCGTGTCCCGCACGCCGGTGCGGGAGGCATTCCTGCGGTTGGACGCCGAACGGCTGCTCCAGCTGCTGCCCCGGCGCGGGGCGCTGGTCACCACGGTGACCGCCAGGCAGATCCGGGAGCTGCACACCACCAGGCTGGTGCTGGAACTGCACGCCGTGCGGGAGATCATCACCCAGGAGATCGACATCAGCGCCGACCTCCAGAAGCTCATCGACGAGCAGCAGGCGCTGATGGACGCCGGGTCCGGCTATCCCGCGGTGGTCGCCTGCGACCGCGAGTTCCACAACACGATCATCAGGGCGGTGGGCAACACCGAACTCGCCCACCTGTACGGCTCGATGGGGGACCGCCAGCAGCGGACCGGCGTGGTCGCCTTCTCCGTCCAGCCTGGCCGGGCCGAGATGGCGCTGGGGCACCACCGCCAGATCGCCGAGGCGCTGGGCCGGTTCGACGGCGCCACGGCCGAGGCCGCGATGCGCGAGCACCTCGACCGGCACAGCTGGGATCTCGAGCGCTACCTGCCCTGA
- a CDS encoding carbon-nitrogen hydrolase family protein yields MTLTVAVAQFAAALDKQENLKLVREGIRVGADRGARLVVTPEYGMYNDATRSSSDRSYPEPLDGPWLNAVRETVRELGVHAVVGIAESLPGESRNANTVVALDASGEIAGVYRKIHLYDAFGFRESDTVLPADIVEPLIFDLGDLRFGVLTCYDLRFPESARVLVDAGANALVLPAAWVVGPAKEDHWSTLVRARAIENTSYVLAAGQTGPHCAGQSMIVDPMGVTLASAGEAPGVALAELTESRLESVRERNPSLRHRRFKVVPA; encoded by the coding sequence ATGACGTTGACCGTCGCGGTGGCCCAGTTCGCCGCAGCGCTGGACAAGCAGGAGAACCTCAAGCTCGTCCGCGAAGGCATCCGCGTCGGCGCGGACCGGGGCGCGCGGCTGGTGGTCACCCCGGAGTACGGCATGTACAACGACGCCACCCGCAGCAGCAGCGACCGGTCCTATCCGGAACCGCTGGACGGGCCGTGGCTGAACGCGGTGCGCGAGACGGTGCGCGAGCTGGGCGTGCACGCGGTGGTCGGTATCGCGGAAAGCCTGCCCGGCGAGTCGCGGAACGCCAACACCGTGGTCGCGCTGGACGCCTCGGGTGAGATCGCCGGGGTGTACCGCAAGATCCACCTGTACGACGCCTTCGGTTTCCGCGAGTCGGACACCGTGCTGCCCGCCGACATCGTCGAGCCGCTCATCTTCGATCTCGGCGACCTGCGCTTCGGCGTGCTGACCTGTTACGACCTGCGCTTCCCGGAGAGCGCCAGGGTGCTGGTGGACGCCGGTGCGAACGCGCTGGTGCTGCCGGCGGCATGGGTGGTCGGCCCGGCCAAGGAGGACCACTGGTCCACCCTGGTGCGGGCGCGCGCCATCGAGAACACCAGCTACGTGCTCGCCGCCGGGCAGACCGGCCCGCACTGCGCGGGGCAGAGCATGATCGTCGACCCGATGGGCGTCACGCTCGCGTCGGCGGGGGAGGCGCCGGGCGTCGCACTGGCGGAACTGACCGAGTCGCGGCTGGAGTCGGTGCGGGAGCGGAACCCGTCGCTGCGCCACCGTCGCTTCAAGGTCGTCCCCGCTTGA
- a CDS encoding L-threonylcarbamoyladenylate synthase, which produces MAKYFDVHPVNPQRRSIGQVVDLLHADGLIAYPTDSCFALGCQLGNRAGIDRIRTIRQLNDKHHFTLVCQDFSQLGQFVHVDNRVFRAIKASTPGSYTFILPATKEVPRRLLHPKKKTVGVRIPDHVVTQALLAELGEPLLSSTLLLPDQEEPLTQGWEIKERLEDSVDAVIDSGECGTEPTTVIDFSLDEPEIVRRGAGDTSLFE; this is translated from the coding sequence ATGGCGAAGTACTTCGACGTGCATCCGGTGAACCCGCAGCGGCGCTCGATCGGCCAGGTGGTCGACCTCCTGCACGCCGACGGGCTGATCGCCTATCCGACGGACTCCTGTTTCGCACTCGGCTGCCAGCTGGGCAACCGGGCCGGGATCGACCGGATCAGGACCATCCGGCAGCTGAACGACAAGCACCACTTCACCCTGGTGTGCCAGGACTTTTCCCAGCTCGGCCAGTTCGTGCACGTGGACAACAGGGTGTTCCGGGCGATCAAGGCGTCCACCCCTGGCAGCTACACCTTCATCCTGCCGGCCACCAAGGAAGTGCCGCGCAGGCTGCTGCATCCGAAGAAGAAGACGGTCGGCGTCCGGATCCCGGACCACGTGGTCACCCAGGCGCTGCTCGCCGAGCTCGGCGAGCCGCTGCTGTCGAGCACCCTGCTGCTACCCGACCAGGAGGAGCCGCTGACCCAGGGCTGGGAGATCAAGGAACGGCTCGAGGACTCGGTGGACGCGGTGATCGACTCCGGCGAGTGCGGCACCGAACCGACCACCGTGATCGACTTCTCGCTGGACGAGCCGGAGATCGTGCGCCGGGGCGCCGGGGACACCTCGCTGTTCGAATAG
- a CDS encoding PQQ-dependent sugar dehydrogenase yields the protein MSKPRWSLVTVMVVVLVAFGVAPPALADTPVTDPIPQDPVVSGLGIQLEEFAALPKSETTPPTTDDRLKRWARINYLGQVPDHSGRLFVPDLNGKLYLLEDGKPREYLDVGGTFAPDFYSGQGLGSGFGFVAFDPGFAWNGRFYTVHTEGGAGLQKPTDLPPQPGTTVHGVITEWTASDPAAKTFSGTHREVLRLGFYARSHGIQQIDFNPTARQGSPEHGLLYVTVGDGGRGVTSTEPQDLGTPYGKILRIDPRGTNGPSGRYGIPARNPFTGKPGARGEIYAYGMRDPHRFSWDPAAGDRMFLGHIGEHDIEAVYEVRAGDNLGWSEREGPFVFDRDDRCNLYPLPADDEKYGYTYPVAAYDHNAPPDFPCNRDSGHAISGGFVYRGHAVPELRGKYVFADLVNGRVFYTEAAEMRRGRPMAAVHELMIYDKSGNRVTTAELAGDARVDLRFGVDARGELYALSKANGKVWKVTGARQFASCDAGADRVTNTMGARNWAPVTPSKWRFPGDAVVLAEAGEARPGPRRPFEYAVLTKGPEFASARIDARVRLDTPVEITNRDVIIVFGYRSDTEFYYAHLSTDNKIYPHNGIFLVHNADRLRLDDQWDPVRSKGASPAITDANWHQVRVTHCAGSGEIAVYVDGSKSPLMTAVDKTLGSGRVGFGSFDNIGSLRELKITGEAVR from the coding sequence ATGTCGAAGCCGAGATGGTCTCTGGTCACGGTCATGGTCGTTGTCCTGGTCGCGTTCGGCGTGGCCCCGCCGGCGCTGGCGGACACCCCGGTCACCGACCCCATTCCGCAGGATCCGGTGGTGAGCGGGCTGGGCATCCAGCTGGAGGAGTTCGCGGCGCTGCCGAAGTCGGAGACGACCCCGCCGACCACCGACGACAGGCTCAAGCGCTGGGCCAGGATCAACTACCTCGGTCAGGTGCCGGATCACTCCGGGCGGCTGTTCGTGCCCGACCTCAACGGCAAGCTGTACCTGCTCGAAGACGGGAAGCCACGGGAGTATCTCGACGTGGGCGGCACTTTCGCGCCCGACTTCTACTCCGGACAGGGCCTCGGCAGCGGGTTCGGTTTCGTCGCCTTCGACCCGGGTTTCGCTTGGAACGGCAGGTTCTACACGGTGCACACCGAGGGTGGCGCCGGATTGCAGAAACCGACCGACCTGCCGCCGCAGCCGGGCACCACGGTGCACGGCGTGATCACCGAGTGGACCGCGTCCGACCCGGCCGCGAAGACCTTCAGCGGGACCCACCGCGAGGTGCTCCGGCTCGGCTTTTACGCGCGCTCGCACGGCATCCAGCAGATCGACTTCAACCCGACCGCGCGCCAGGGTTCGCCGGAGCACGGGCTGCTCTACGTCACCGTCGGCGATGGCGGCCGCGGGGTCACCAGCACCGAACCGCAGGACCTCGGGACCCCGTACGGAAAGATCCTGCGGATCGACCCGCGCGGCACGAACGGGCCGAGCGGCCGGTACGGCATTCCGGCCAGGAACCCGTTCACCGGCAAGCCCGGCGCCCGCGGCGAGATCTACGCCTACGGCATGCGCGATCCGCACCGGTTCAGCTGGGACCCGGCGGCCGGCGACCGGATGTTCCTCGGGCACATCGGCGAGCACGACATCGAGGCCGTCTACGAGGTGCGGGCCGGCGACAACCTCGGCTGGAGCGAGCGTGAGGGGCCGTTCGTGTTCGACCGCGACGACCGCTGCAATCTCTACCCGCTGCCCGCGGACGACGAGAAGTACGGCTACACCTACCCGGTCGCCGCCTACGACCACAACGCGCCACCGGACTTCCCGTGCAACCGGGACAGCGGCCACGCGATCAGCGGCGGGTTCGTCTACCGCGGCCACGCGGTGCCGGAATTGCGCGGCAAGTACGTTTTCGCCGATCTGGTCAACGGGCGCGTGTTCTACACCGAGGCCGCCGAGATGCGGCGCGGCAGGCCGATGGCCGCGGTGCACGAGCTGATGATCTACGACAAGTCCGGCAACCGGGTGACCACCGCCGAACTGGCCGGGGACGCCCGCGTGGACCTGCGGTTCGGGGTGGACGCCCGCGGGGAGCTCTACGCGCTGTCGAAGGCCAACGGCAAGGTGTGGAAGGTGACTGGTGCGCGCCAGTTCGCCAGCTGCGACGCCGGTGCGGACCGGGTGACGAACACGATGGGCGCGCGGAACTGGGCGCCGGTCACGCCATCGAAGTGGCGGTTCCCCGGAGACGCGGTGGTGCTGGCCGAAGCCGGTGAGGCCAGGCCGGGACCGCGCCGGCCGTTCGAGTACGCGGTGCTCACCAAGGGCCCGGAGTTCGCATCGGCCAGGATCGACGCTCGCGTCCGGCTGGACACCCCGGTGGAGATCACCAACCGCGACGTGATCATCGTGTTCGGCTACCGCTCGGACACCGAGTTCTACTACGCCCATCTGTCCACGGACAACAAGATCTACCCGCACAACGGGATCTTCCTGGTGCACAACGCGGACCGGCTGCGGCTCGACGACCAGTGGGATCCGGTCCGGTCGAAGGGCGCGAGCCCGGCCATCACCGACGCGAACTGGCACCAGGTCAGGGTGACGCACTGCGCCGGATCCGGTGAGATCGCGGTGTATGTGGACGGTTCGAAGAGCCCGTTGATGACCGCCGTGGACAAGACCCTCGGCTCCGGCCGGGTCGGTTTCGGGTCCTTCGACAACATCGGCAGCCTGCGCGAGCTCAAGATCACCGGCGAGGCGGTGCGATGA